The Chryseobacterium aureum genome contains a region encoding:
- a CDS encoding B12-binding domain-containing radical SAM protein has product MKDLLLITPPFTQLNTPYPATAYIKGFLNTRNISAYQVDLGIDVILELFSKDGIQKVFNKETDIPDTSENAQRIYALREEYLKTIDQVIPFLQGKTPTLARQICSMNFLPEASRFNQLDDMEFAFGNMGLQDKAKHLATLYLEDISDYIVENIDPDFGFSRYAERLGKSANSFDELYSKLSGEPTFIDEFTLKILREKIETVQPKLVCFSVPFPGNLYSGFKCAQWIKKHHPHIKTAMGGGFPNTELREIKDPRVFEFFDFITLDDGELPLELLHQNLGIPAEKGEFKRTFLIENNEVVYRNNSKRHDYKQSEIGTPDYTDLKLDQYISVIEIANPMHSLWSDGRWNKLTMAHGCYWGKCTFCDISLDYIKIYEPISAKILVDRIEELIRTTGETGFHFVDEAAPPALMREVALEILRRNLVVTWWTNIRFEKSFTRDLCYLLKLSGCVAVSGGLEVASDRLLKLIDKGVSVEQVANVTRNFTEAGIMVHAYLMYGYPTQTIQETVDSLEMVRQMFEMGILQSGFWHQFAMTAHSPVGISPEEYGVIPVKQEILFANNDIDFKDTTGIDHNKFSFGLKKSLFNYMHGVNFELPLQEWFDFKIPRTTIHPDYIHDCLLEDGQFSLKGNSKVVFLTKNVIAENRIKNKKKYSGTYTLLTFHLKTNIVKVELEQEKAEWLMNILEENAIQNSKKPTIQQLKNQFEENFEDFELFWFSKPMQQLKENGVILSL; this is encoded by the coding sequence TTGAAAGACCTGCTTCTTATTACTCCGCCTTTTACCCAGCTTAATACTCCCTATCCTGCCACGGCTTATATTAAAGGATTTTTGAATACCCGAAATATTTCCGCGTATCAGGTAGATTTGGGGATTGATGTTATTCTGGAATTATTTTCAAAAGACGGAATTCAAAAGGTTTTCAACAAAGAGACAGATATTCCTGATACATCTGAAAACGCTCAGAGAATCTATGCTTTAAGAGAAGAATATCTGAAAACTATAGACCAGGTCATCCCCTTTCTGCAAGGCAAAACGCCTACGCTGGCAAGGCAGATCTGCAGTATGAATTTTCTTCCCGAAGCCTCCCGTTTCAACCAGCTGGATGACATGGAATTTGCTTTTGGAAATATGGGTCTTCAGGACAAAGCCAAGCATCTGGCCACTTTATATCTGGAAGATATCTCGGACTATATTGTAGAGAACATTGATCCTGATTTTGGTTTCAGCAGGTATGCGGAACGCTTGGGGAAAAGTGCCAATTCTTTTGATGAATTGTATTCGAAACTATCTGGTGAACCCACATTTATTGATGAATTTACTTTGAAAATTCTTCGTGAAAAAATAGAAACAGTTCAGCCCAAACTGGTCTGCTTTTCTGTACCGTTTCCTGGAAATCTGTATTCCGGCTTCAAATGTGCACAGTGGATCAAAAAGCATCATCCTCACATCAAAACAGCTATGGGAGGTGGTTTCCCCAATACAGAATTAAGAGAAATTAAAGATCCCAGAGTATTCGAATTTTTTGATTTTATTACTTTAGATGATGGTGAGCTTCCATTGGAACTGCTTCATCAGAATTTGGGGATTCCTGCTGAAAAAGGTGAATTTAAAAGAACTTTCCTTATCGAAAATAATGAAGTTGTTTACAGGAATAATTCTAAAAGGCATGATTACAAACAGTCTGAAATCGGGACACCTGATTATACAGATTTAAAGCTGGATCAGTATATTTCCGTCATCGAAATCGCCAACCCTATGCACAGCTTATGGAGTGACGGAAGATGGAATAAACTTACGATGGCCCACGGCTGCTATTGGGGAAAATGTACATTCTGTGATATCTCTTTAGATTATATCAAAATTTACGAGCCGATATCTGCTAAAATTCTGGTAGACCGAATTGAAGAACTGATCCGCACAACAGGCGAAACAGGATTCCATTTTGTGGATGAAGCGGCACCGCCTGCTTTAATGAGAGAAGTTGCGCTGGAAATTCTACGAAGAAACCTGGTGGTTACCTGGTGGACCAATATCCGTTTTGAAAAAAGCTTCACCCGGGATTTATGCTACCTTCTGAAACTGTCAGGATGTGTTGCCGTTTCCGGAGGGCTAGAAGTAGCCAGTGACCGGCTGTTAAAATTAATTGATAAAGGGGTTTCCGTAGAACAGGTTGCCAATGTAACCAGAAATTTTACCGAAGCAGGAATTATGGTTCACGCCTATTTAATGTATGGCTATCCTACCCAAACCATTCAGGAAACAGTGGATTCTCTGGAAATGGTAAGACAGATGTTTGAAATGGGAATTCTTCAAAGTGGTTTCTGGCATCAGTTTGCCATGACTGCCCATTCACCTGTAGGAATAAGCCCCGAAGAGTATGGAGTCATTCCGGTAAAGCAGGAAATTTTATTTGCGAATAACGACATCGATTTTAAAGATACGACCGGAATTGATCATAACAAATTTAGTTTCGGATTAAAAAAATCTCTATTCAACTATATGCACGGAGTGAATTTTGAACTGCCTCTTCAGGAGTGGTTCGATTTTAAAATTCCAAGAACAACTATTCATCCGGATTATATTCATGACTGTCTTTTGGAAGACGGACAGTTTAGCCTTAAAGGAAATTCCAAAGTGGTCTTTTTAACCAAAAACGTAATCGCTGAGAATCGCATAAAAAATAAAAAGAAATATTCTGGTACGTATACGCTTCTTACATTCCACTTAAAAACCAATATTGTGAAAGTTGAACTGGAACAGGAAAAGGCAGAATGGCTGATGAATATATTGGAAGAAAATGCTATCCAAAACTCTAAAAAACCTACAATTCAACAACTTAAGAATCAATTTGAAGAAAATTTTGAAGATTTTGAATTGTTCTGGTTCTCAAAACCGATGCAGCAATTGAAGGAAAATGGAGTGATTTTAAGTTTATAA
- the atpD gene encoding F0F1 ATP synthase subunit beta — MANQIKGKISQIIGPVIDVVFTDVEAVPAIYDALEITKGNGEKVILEVEQHIGEDTVRCIAMDATDGLKRGQDVIGYGNPIMMPIGEAVNGRLFNVVGDAIDGLQNISNEGGLPIHRPAPKFDQLSTSAEVLFTGIKVIDLVEPYAKGGKIGLFGGAGVGKTVLIQELINNIAKGHGGLSVFAGVGERTREGNDLLREMLESGIIKYGDDFMHSMENGGWDLSKVDLEAMKDSKAAFVFGQMNEPPGARARVALSGLTLAEYYRDGGESGQGRDVLFFVDNIFRFTQAGSEVSALLGRMPSAVGYQPTLASEMGAMQERITSTKNGSITSVQAVYVPADDLTDPAPATTFAHLDATTVLDRKIASLGIYPAVDPLASTSRILAPEVIGHDHYNCAQRVKEILQRYKALQDIIAILGMEELSEEDKAVVYRARKVQRFLSQPFHVAEQFTGIPGSLVDIKDTIKGFNMIMDGELDHLPEAAFNLKGTIEEAIEAGQKMLADNA, encoded by the coding sequence ATGGCAAACCAAATTAAAGGTAAAATTTCTCAAATTATTGGTCCGGTAATCGACGTTGTCTTCACAGATGTGGAAGCTGTTCCAGCAATCTATGACGCGTTAGAAATTACAAAAGGAAACGGTGAAAAAGTAATCTTAGAAGTAGAACAACATATTGGCGAAGATACAGTAAGATGTATTGCAATGGACGCTACTGACGGTCTTAAAAGAGGGCAGGACGTAATTGGATACGGAAATCCTATTATGATGCCAATTGGTGAGGCCGTAAACGGAAGATTATTCAACGTTGTTGGTGATGCTATCGACGGACTTCAAAATATTTCTAATGAAGGTGGTCTTCCAATTCACAGACCAGCTCCAAAATTTGATCAACTTTCAACTTCTGCAGAAGTTTTATTTACAGGGATTAAAGTAATCGACTTAGTTGAACCTTACGCAAAAGGAGGTAAAATTGGTTTGTTCGGTGGTGCCGGTGTAGGTAAAACAGTATTGATCCAGGAGTTGATTAACAATATTGCAAAAGGACACGGAGGTCTTTCTGTATTCGCCGGAGTAGGTGAAAGAACGAGAGAAGGAAATGACCTTTTGAGAGAGATGCTGGAATCAGGTATCATCAAGTATGGTGATGATTTCATGCACTCTATGGAAAACGGAGGTTGGGATCTTTCTAAAGTAGACTTAGAAGCGATGAAAGATTCTAAAGCAGCATTCGTTTTCGGACAGATGAACGAGCCGCCAGGTGCAAGAGCGAGAGTAGCCCTTTCTGGTCTTACATTGGCTGAGTACTACAGAGATGGTGGAGAAAGCGGACAAGGTAGAGATGTACTTTTCTTCGTAGACAACATCTTCCGTTTTACACAGGCTGGTTCTGAGGTATCTGCACTTCTTGGTCGTATGCCATCAGCGGTAGGTTACCAACCAACACTTGCTTCTGAAATGGGTGCGATGCAGGAAAGAATTACTTCCACTAAAAACGGTTCAATTACTTCAGTACAGGCAGTATATGTACCTGCGGATGACTTAACTGACCCGGCTCCTGCAACGACGTTTGCTCACTTGGATGCAACGACGGTACTTGACAGAAAGATTGCTTCATTAGGTATCTATCCGGCGGTAGATCCACTAGCTTCCACTTCAAGAATCCTTGCTCCGGAAGTTATTGGTCATGATCACTACAACTGTGCTCAAAGAGTAAAAGAAATCCTTCAAAGATATAAAGCACTTCAGGATATCATTGCCATCCTTGGTATGGAAGAACTTTCTGAAGAAGATAAAGCTGTTGTATACCGTGCAAGAAAAGTTCAGAGATTCTTATCTCAGCCTTTCCACGTAGCAGAGCAGTTTACCGGTATCCCAGGATCATTGGTAGACATCAAAGATACAATCAAAGGATTTAACATGATTATGGATGGTGAATTAGATCACCTGCCAGAAGCTGCTTTCAACCTGAAAGGAACTATTGAAGAAGCTATTGAAGCTGGACAAAAAATGTTAGCTGATAACGCTTAA
- a CDS encoding bifunctional riboflavin kinase/FAD synthetase, which yields MKVFKNFTDYSSQKPLALSLGMFDGVHLGHKSIIDELTKVGTENNLETAILTFWPHPRFVFNPNEDLKLLNTLEEKKQLVEKYGIDNLFLKEFDEEFRNLTGEEFVRQILVDKLNIKYLIIGYDHSFGKNKSGNFELLQKLSKELDFEVEQMEAINIHENNISSTKVRNALLTGNIKEANEMLGYPYSVSGTVVHGKKIGRTIGYPTANIDTEPIKLLPKKGAYIVEVSVKGNLYKGMLSVGTNPTVNGEKLTVEVYILDFDDDIYDEKITVRFRDFLHDEIKFESLEKLIEKLDLDKKHTQDYDFKNQQF from the coding sequence TTGAAAGTTTTCAAGAATTTTACAGATTACTCTTCTCAGAAGCCTTTAGCATTGTCTTTGGGTATGTTTGACGGAGTACATCTCGGACACAAGAGTATCATAGATGAGCTGACTAAAGTAGGTACAGAGAACAATCTGGAAACTGCAATCCTTACGTTCTGGCCTCACCCAAGGTTTGTTTTTAATCCTAATGAAGATTTAAAACTGCTGAATACACTGGAGGAAAAGAAACAGCTGGTAGAGAAATATGGGATTGATAACCTGTTCCTGAAAGAATTTGATGAAGAATTCAGAAACTTAACAGGAGAAGAGTTTGTACGTCAGATTTTAGTTGATAAACTCAATATAAAATACCTCATTATAGGATACGACCATTCTTTCGGAAAAAATAAAAGCGGAAACTTCGAGCTTCTTCAAAAATTATCTAAAGAGCTCGATTTTGAAGTAGAACAAATGGAAGCGATCAACATCCACGAAAATAATATCAGTTCAACAAAGGTTCGTAATGCTCTTTTAACCGGAAACATTAAAGAAGCCAATGAGATGCTGGGGTATCCCTACTCAGTATCCGGCACAGTGGTTCACGGCAAAAAGATTGGAAGAACAATTGGTTATCCCACCGCCAATATTGACACAGAACCTATTAAGCTTTTACCCAAAAAAGGAGCTTATATTGTAGAAGTATCCGTAAAAGGCAATCTGTATAAAGGAATGCTGAGTGTGGGAACCAACCCTACCGTAAACGGAGAAAAATTAACGGTTGAAGTTTATATTCTGGATTTTGATGATGATATATATGATGAAAAAATAACCGTCAGGTTCAGAGATTTCCTTCATGATGAAATCAAATTTGAAAGTTTAGAAAAGCTTATCGAAAAGCTGGACCTGGATAAAAAACACACCCAGGATTATGATTTCAAGAATCAACAATTTTGA
- a CDS encoding aminotransferase class I/II-fold pyridoxal phosphate-dependent enzyme: MDIFERIKENPGPLGQFADYGEGYFIFPRLEGPIGPRMQFQGREVIFWSANDYLGLCNHPEVIEADAKAAAEYGMFYPMGARAMSGETDQHLQLERELADFVKKESAYLLNFGYQGMVSTIDALVSRNDVIVYDMDSHACIVDGVRLHSGKRFTYKHNDMESLEKNLQRATKVAEETGGGILVITEGVFGMRGQQGKIKEICDLKSKYQFRLLVDDAHGFGTLGKTGAGVGEEQDCNDQIDVYFSTFAKSMAGFGAFLAGDKEIIRYLKFNLRSQIFAKSLTMPMVIGGLKRLELLRSRPEIKAKLWENVEKLQNGLKERGFNIGDTNTCVTPVMMQGTPVEATLLVKDLRENYGIFTSVVVYPVIPKGMILLRLIPTASHTDAEINETLAAFEAIHDKLVGGYYKEQEQKLLQEQGLSFKPI; this comes from the coding sequence TTGGATATTTTTGAAAGAATAAAAGAAAATCCAGGACCACTTGGACAATTTGCAGATTATGGTGAAGGCTATTTTATTTTCCCGAGATTAGAGGGACCTATCGGCCCTAGAATGCAGTTTCAGGGGAGAGAAGTAATTTTCTGGAGTGCCAATGACTATTTAGGACTGTGTAATCACCCTGAAGTTATAGAAGCGGATGCAAAAGCGGCTGCCGAATACGGAATGTTCTATCCAATGGGAGCAAGAGCCATGTCCGGAGAAACGGATCAGCATCTTCAGCTGGAAAGAGAACTGGCAGACTTCGTAAAAAAAGAATCAGCGTACCTGCTGAATTTCGGTTACCAGGGAATGGTTTCTACCATTGATGCTTTGGTTAGCAGAAATGATGTGATTGTTTATGATATGGATTCCCATGCCTGCATCGTGGATGGAGTAAGACTTCATTCCGGTAAGAGATTTACTTACAAGCACAACGATATGGAAAGCCTTGAGAAAAATCTTCAGAGAGCAACAAAAGTAGCTGAAGAAACAGGCGGAGGTATTCTTGTGATTACAGAAGGGGTTTTCGGGATGAGAGGCCAGCAGGGAAAAATCAAAGAAATCTGTGATCTGAAATCAAAATACCAGTTCAGACTACTTGTAGATGATGCTCATGGTTTCGGAACGCTTGGTAAAACAGGTGCTGGTGTAGGTGAAGAACAGGATTGTAACGACCAGATTGATGTTTACTTTTCAACTTTTGCTAAATCAATGGCAGGTTTCGGAGCATTCCTTGCGGGTGACAAAGAAATCATCAGATATCTGAAATTCAACCTGAGATCACAAATCTTTGCAAAATCACTTACGATGCCAATGGTAATCGGAGGATTAAAAAGACTGGAGCTTTTGAGATCAAGACCTGAGATCAAGGCTAAACTTTGGGAAAATGTTGAAAAACTACAAAACGGACTTAAAGAAAGAGGATTCAACATTGGAGACACTAATACTTGTGTAACTCCGGTAATGATGCAGGGAACTCCGGTAGAAGCGACTCTGCTGGTGAAAGATTTAAGAGAAAATTACGGAATCTTCACCTCCGTGGTGGTGTATCCGGTCATTCCAAAGGGAATGATTCTTTTAAGACTGATTCCTACTGCTTCTCATACGGATGCAGAGATTAATGAAACGCTGGCAGCGTTTGAAGCAATTCATGATAAATTAGTAGGTGGCTACTACAAAGAGCAGGAGCAAAAATTACTGCAGGAACAAGGATTAAGTTTTAAACCGATTTAA
- a CDS encoding PLP-dependent cysteine synthase family protein, which produces MSNVYDNILGLIGHTPMVKLNTVTKDIPATIYAKLESYNPGHSTKDRIALHIIENAEKKGLLKEDSVVVETTSGNTGFSIAMVCIIKGYKCILAVSDKTKPEKIAYLKALGATVYICPANVPADDPRSYYEVAKRIAQETPNSIYINQYFNELNIDAHYQTTGPEIWEQTQGKITHLFACTGTGGTLSGSAKFLKEKNPNIKIIGVDADGSILKSYHETGEIHKEDVHPYQIEGMGKNLIPSALLFDKVDEFVRVNDEMSAYRTREIALKEAIMGGYTTGAVTQGLMQYAQSHELTENDLIVLIYPDHGSRYITKVYSDKWMAEQGFVNNCVHNYDEVFKTEFIK; this is translated from the coding sequence ATGAGTAATGTTTACGATAATATCCTTGGCCTGATAGGACACACTCCTATGGTGAAGCTAAATACTGTTACAAAAGATATTCCAGCAACCATTTATGCCAAGTTAGAATCATATAATCCTGGACATTCCACTAAAGACCGAATCGCACTTCATATTATAGAGAACGCAGAGAAAAAAGGCCTTTTAAAAGAAGATTCTGTAGTTGTAGAAACTACTTCCGGTAATACCGGGTTTTCTATTGCGATGGTATGTATCATTAAGGGATATAAATGTATTCTTGCAGTAAGTGATAAAACAAAACCCGAAAAGATTGCTTATCTGAAAGCATTGGGCGCTACGGTATATATATGCCCGGCCAATGTACCTGCAGATGATCCCAGATCATACTATGAAGTGGCTAAAAGAATCGCTCAGGAAACCCCTAATTCTATTTACATCAATCAATATTTTAACGAGCTTAATATTGATGCCCACTATCAGACTACAGGTCCTGAGATCTGGGAACAGACACAAGGGAAGATCACACACCTTTTTGCCTGCACAGGAACTGGCGGTACGCTATCCGGTTCTGCCAAGTTTTTGAAGGAAAAAAATCCCAATATCAAAATCATTGGTGTGGATGCAGACGGTTCTATCCTGAAGAGCTATCATGAGACAGGAGAAATCCATAAAGAAGATGTACATCCTTATCAGATTGAAGGAATGGGTAAAAACCTGATCCCCTCTGCCCTGCTTTTCGACAAGGTAGATGAGTTTGTAAGGGTAAATGATGAGATGTCTGCCTACAGAACCCGTGAAATTGCTTTGAAAGAAGCCATCATGGGAGGTTATACTACCGGAGCGGTAACGCAGGGACTTATGCAGTATGCCCAATCTCATGAGCTTACCGAAAACGACTTAATTGTTTTGATATACCCTGACCACGGTTCCAGATACATCACTAAAGTATACAGTGATAAATGGATGGCCGAGCAGGGATTTGTCAACAATTGTGTGCACAACTATGACGAAGTTTTCAAAACAGAGTTTATCAAATAA
- a CDS encoding DMT family transporter, which yields MKLRGYTLGILSAVSYGLIPIFILPVKRAHFSMDITLFYRFFFSALMVGGYLLYSRESFKVNKKEALILAILGICYALSSEFLFLGYDFLTPGIASTVLFIYPIIVALIMLFFYKEKLTRLSGASLLLAFAGVIVLCLKGNGLEINFAGLGIVMLSSLFYALYMVIVNKSNIKVSGFKLTFYSMLFTSLFFMTKALMANESFAIPSAEILINFLIFAFLTTVISSLCLVFAIKYIGSTPVAILGALEPVVAVLISVLMFHEKFTPNLFIGITLILFGVTLNVIGDQKKIGHV from the coding sequence ATGAAACTTAGAGGTTACACCCTGGGAATTCTGTCGGCCGTTTCCTATGGCCTGATTCCGATTTTTATTCTTCCTGTGAAGCGGGCGCATTTTTCAATGGACATCACTCTGTTTTACAGATTTTTCTTTTCAGCTTTAATGGTGGGAGGATATCTGCTGTATTCCAGAGAAAGTTTTAAAGTCAATAAGAAAGAAGCCTTAATTCTGGCCATTCTTGGAATCTGCTATGCCCTTTCTTCAGAGTTTCTGTTTTTGGGATATGATTTTCTCACCCCAGGAATTGCTTCTACCGTTTTATTTATTTACCCTATTATCGTAGCCCTCATCATGCTTTTCTTTTACAAAGAGAAGCTCACCAGGTTATCCGGAGCCTCTTTACTTCTGGCATTCGCGGGTGTAATAGTTTTATGTTTAAAAGGAAACGGGCTGGAAATTAATTTTGCAGGATTGGGAATAGTAATGCTGAGTTCACTGTTCTATGCATTATATATGGTCATTGTCAACAAATCGAATATTAAGGTTTCAGGATTCAAGCTTACTTTTTATTCTATGCTATTCACGTCACTGTTTTTTATGACCAAAGCTTTGATGGCGAATGAATCATTTGCCATACCTTCTGCAGAGATCCTCATTAACTTCCTTATTTTTGCATTTCTTACGACGGTTATTTCCAGTTTATGCCTGGTGTTTGCTATTAAATATATCGGTTCTACTCCAGTTGCTATTTTAGGAGCGTTGGAACCTGTAGTGGCTGTGCTGATCAGTGTTCTGATGTTTCATGAAAAATTCACTCCCAACCTGTTCATTGGGATTACCTTAATTCTTTTTGGGGTTACCCTGAATGTAATTGGTGATCAAAAGAAAATAGGTCATGTTTAA
- a CDS encoding FoF1 ATP synthase subunit delta/epsilon, translating into MNIKILTPEYVVFEGEVDSVLLPGKNGEFHIMKNHAGIVSSLIGGEVKLFANSIDEAFAKNFTKESGKDSVFAYAIKSGVVEFNHNKGIILCE; encoded by the coding sequence ATGAATATAAAAATTTTAACACCAGAATACGTAGTTTTTGAAGGAGAAGTAGACTCAGTATTACTGCCTGGGAAAAATGGTGAATTCCACATCATGAAAAACCACGCAGGAATTGTTTCTTCTTTAATCGGAGGTGAGGTAAAACTTTTTGCTAATTCTATTGATGAAGCTTTTGCTAAAAACTTTACCAAAGAATCCGGAAAAGACTCTGTTTTTGCGTATGCTATCAAAAGCGGTGTTGTAGAATTTAATCATAATAAAGGAATTATCCTTTGTGAATAA
- a CDS encoding acyltransferase family protein, which translates to MISRINNFDFLRFIFASFVIISHSYALSGASEGDILSRITQGQMNFSYVGVHGFFIISGYLIFNSLLRSKGLADYYWKRLLRLYPALFVVLFLTVLLAPAVYESAVPYLHNKSVYTYIPQNLTLFFRQKGIDGVFENNPYQHSINGSLWTICYEFSMYIMVSFLFFIRKKKFLKMVVILLFIVSYALTIFHPDFLFGVFRRMALGSGSFYNLMCFFTAGMVLTYLDIQSKKTENILIILSFIALALSIYMGFFIYASYITIPVLVILLGKRSTRYINRLGEVVGDTSYGIYIYSFPVQQTLMYLDMQIKFPV; encoded by the coding sequence ATGATTTCAAGAATCAACAATTTTGATTTTCTTAGATTTATTTTTGCAAGCTTTGTAATTATTTCCCATTCTTATGCCCTTTCAGGTGCTTCTGAAGGCGATATATTATCCCGGATCACCCAGGGACAGATGAATTTTTCATACGTTGGGGTACACGGATTTTTTATCATCTCCGGATATTTAATTTTTAACAGTCTCCTGCGTTCTAAAGGCCTGGCTGATTACTACTGGAAAAGACTCTTACGGCTTTATCCTGCATTGTTCGTAGTTCTTTTTCTTACGGTCCTGCTGGCACCCGCAGTGTATGAAAGCGCGGTTCCTTATCTTCATAATAAATCTGTATACACTTATATTCCTCAAAATTTAACTTTATTCTTCCGCCAGAAAGGTATAGACGGGGTTTTTGAAAACAACCCTTATCAACACAGCATCAATGGAAGTTTATGGACTATATGCTATGAATTCAGCATGTATATCATGGTTTCATTCTTATTTTTTATCAGGAAGAAAAAATTCTTGAAAATGGTTGTAATCCTTCTCTTTATAGTAAGCTATGCCTTAACCATTTTTCATCCTGATTTTCTTTTTGGAGTATTCAGAAGGATGGCGCTTGGCAGTGGCAGTTTTTATAATCTGATGTGCTTTTTCACAGCCGGAATGGTATTAACCTATTTGGATATCCAAAGTAAAAAAACAGAGAATATTCTGATTATCCTCTCTTTTATTGCACTTGCTTTGAGTATATATATGGGCTTTTTTATATATGCCAGCTATATTACAATCCCAGTATTAGTAATTCTTCTCGGTAAGAGATCAACCCGATATATTAACAGGCTGGGAGAAGTAGTGGGCGACACTTCTTATGGAATTTATATTTATTCTTTTCCTGTACAGCAGACACTGATGTACTTGGATATGCAAATAAAATTTCCAGTATAA